The genomic interval TCAATCCCGACTCAATGAGCGCAGCAATGAAAAGCAGCGGTAAAATCAAGCGGAGATACACCCGCAAGCCCTCAACCAGCGTTATTCGTAACTGCCGCTCCCTTCTCGGCTTCAACGCTTCGCGTGCTAGTTTCAAACCGATCGCCACGCTGATGAAATAGGCGGGGAGTTCAAACATGCCATGCGGCACCACGGCGAGAAAGACAAGCAAACCCTCTTCGCGCGCCAGCCAGCCAAGTAGCCCGCCATTGATCACCGCGGAGAAGAGCGGGAAAATGCCCAAGAGCGGCCCGGTTATCACATTAAGAAAGCAGGTGAAGGCGTTATTGATGAAAATCACGAAGAAGAAGGCAATAAAAAGGATCCATGAAGGATACAACTCGGTGAAATCCTCGATACCCTCACTGAGCTGCTCAAGCCACGCTAGCGACTCGCTGAATACCTCGCTCAGGAACCCCATATACCCCATGGCAATGGCACCAGCGAAAAGGATACAAACGAAGAGGATATAAAATCGCAGAGAATAAAGATATCCTCGCAGTTCTAGTTCTTCTCCCATTTTATTGCGCTGTCTTGTAGGTTTGTACTCCAAACATATATAGTTACGTCGGGTGGAGAATGGCGATCGTGGTAGCTAGCGTGACGTGCTGAAAAAGAACGCGTATTTTACACAAACGTTATGCCCCAATCAACACGCTTCTGCTCCCGGAGACTTTGCACCTAAAATAACGTTTGCACCTTTATTCAACGAAAATTAGTATTTAAAGTGCAAAGCCGCCGCGGTTGCTAGCTCTTCACCGTGAAAAAACCGGAACCTACACGGATTATGAGCCATTTGATCTCCTCATTCGTCAGTTTTACCATGCCATCCGAAGGCATGGTGTCGCGAAATGATATCCGTACTCTACATGCACACAAAAATTTCGAAAGCTTTAAATATACGCCGCTTAAATGTAGCTAATATACAACCGTTCGTTGTTGTAGATTAAAAAACTGATTTATGAGGTAGAAAAAACGAATAGAAAAGTCATAATAAGCTTAA from Methanomicrobia archaeon carries:
- a CDS encoding stage II sporulation protein M; translation: MGEELELRGYLYSLRFYILFVCILFAGAIAMGYMGFLSEVFSESLAWLEQLSEGIEDFTELYPSWILFIAFFFVIFINNAFTCFLNVITGPLLGIFPLFSAVINGGLLGWLAREEGLLVFLAVVPHGMFELPAYFISVAIGLKLAREALKPRRERQLRITLVEGLRVYLRLILPLLFIAALIESGLIVLSILLVP